Below is a genomic region from Henckelia pumila isolate YLH828 chromosome 3, ASM3356847v2, whole genome shotgun sequence.
CATGAGCTTCTAATTTGGAATAGTAACTGTGAGTCAAAGAACTAGtaatccaatatttgcattcATCATTTGCATTCAAAACTTGTCTCTTTCTAATCCATCGTTTGTCATATTTTCCAGGTGGATCTGCGGGTAACATAGGCGCTGCAACTCCCAGTACAACAAGTAGTTTTCAGGCATCTTATCATCAACATGCCAAGTATCATACTCCTGCATCAGCTTTGTTCGAAGCCACGGAGAGTGCTGGATCTACTCGTGCCTCATCGCAGACAAGTGGAAGATATGGTATTTGTTACATTTTCCCTTTGTTTTTTCTAGTTTTGGCTTTCAAGTTCTAAAACTAATCTCTGGGTGCATCTGTGAGGGTATTATAATGTGGaagaaaattatgaaaaaaactctataaaatttcatattaaaaaaatcaatggaGTCAAATGCATTTAAGTAAAAGTATTATGATGTTATTTAATGGAAATCTTATTCCTAGATAAAAATACTATTAAACCTActaatattatatgatataaatGTAATACATTTTCTATATTTGTTTTAGTAGATAATAACTTATGAGctgattatatattaatatgtatGTTTTACTATTTTTCCATCATTTGTTTcagttttttcaaaaaattatatttagattattttgtatcttgatttattaaaattaaattattaagtattttaataatatatttaaaaaataaattattttcatacaAGTTTggtttattttatgaaaatttaatgaTATAGTGTTAAACTGTGTATAAAAATGATATGTGGTTGTTAATCAAAATTTAATGATATAGTATTAAACTATGCATAAAATGATATGTGGTTGTTAAGTGTattcattatttaaaaatattatcacaatacttttattttaaataattaatttgaaagatgttttaatcaaattaagattttttttagTCAAAATGATAAATTTTCCAAGCATATTATAAGTGTGATTTAGggaaaaattttaattgtttgacCAAACAGGCACTGAGTTAGATGACGCTTTTATTTaatggtttttttttatatgaagTTTTACTAAGCgaatttttttggtaatttcccCTATGATATGAATCAAGTTTCACTTAGGGTCGTTGGATTTTGGTGTAATTTAATGTTCAGGCATGTGTTTTTAGTAcaatttaatttttcatttaCAATGTTCTTGCATGCTCTGGCATTGTTATAGCCATAGGTACTGACTGGTGAATTGTGGAACTTTCTTGGTCGGTTGTAATTATACTTTCGACTAAGTGTTGGCAGTTCTTTATAAGATACTACtgatctttatttatttaattattttaataatccaTACTATTCTCAGTACAAAAGTGAATGGGATCAAAATGTCCATTTAATGTTTTACACAAGCAATTAGTAATGCCTGGCATCTCATTCTTTCCAATTCAACTGGTAGGTGAATCAAGCGCGCCAACTGGTTCGGACCCTATTGCAATGATGGAATATTACATGAAGAAGGCCGCAGCAGAAGAGATGCGGAGGCCCCCAAAAGCCTCAAAGGATGAGATGCCACCACCTGCTTCCCTCCAAGGTTggcattcattttattttttactcGAAGGACTTTTTCCTCGTTATAGTTGATCCCTGGTGCAGTATGCAGAGTTCAGTTGGACATAGTTCTGctcctatttttattttaatggcTTCTCATAAATATGCTTCATGCAGCTCCTGTGGAGAAAGGGCATCACATGGGTGATTTTATTCCTCCTGAAGAGCTGGACAAGTTTTTTGCTTCATGTAATGATGCATCTGCGCAAAAAGCCTTGAAGGAAATGGCGGATAAAGCAAAAATTCAGGCTGATAATGTCGGTCACAAACTTTTGTCTAGAATGGGCTGGAGAGAAGGTAAGCATAATTGTTCCTGCGcattgattttaatttatggATGATGTTTCTTGTTTCCAATTTCTTAACTCACATCCGCACTCtatgattcttgaatttgaatCTAAGTCCTTAGAAACCAACCACTGCACGCTAAATGGTTTGTTACGAGATATTGTTTCTTTCTTTTCATCCGTTGTTTAAGACAAAAGGATCCTTGGGATGTGTTTGGATTCGAGGGTTCAAAATTAGTGATTTTAATGCCATGGTCCAAACCCATTATGCTCCTTGGGGTATTTTTGAATTCAATGGATGTCAAACTAGTATGAGTAAAAATGTAGGTACGGAAGGAAAATTAGGCGTCGAAACTTGCGCCAACTTTGGTCACCATTGACTTGTAGAAGTTTCTCTTCAGTccaaaaacacttttttatGCTCGACTTGGCCCAAATACGTTAAATTGTAACCCCGAGATATAACCACTTTCAAGGCTCAAGCTAGCCATTATCGTGTATTGATATTCTTAGTCCTGTTGATCGGGGTCTCTGCTCCAAAATTGGAGCCGATTATCCATACCGGTGGTCATAAAATTGGAACTTAAGCTAAGAATAGGAAGGAGCCTTCGGTTAAAAACTTGTACTCCAATTGCTTAACCATTTTGACTGCTCACGCCAGAGCAAGATCCACCTGTAATCACATCAGGGCCTCTGATACTAACCTGAATGCCTTGCTTTGGTTTGTAACGAAACCACGAAGAACACTCTGGGCGCATCGGGGCCTCCAATAATAAGACCAAACCGTGTGcttcaacattcaactttaAGCCTTAGTTTGGTTGCGAACTTGATATTCAACTCAAATGAAGCCTCGATGATGTTTCCAAGATTTTGTGGATACAGGCTTACAGCTGAGTGGCTCCTCAGTGTTCGTCTTCTTCCAATTATATTACTGGATATATTGTTCACGGTTATTTACGCTGATGGCTATGGTTGTTACACTCTCTATCTCCATGCAAGGATATGTGGAAAATGCATCTAATGTGTTACTGTAACTTGgttgtaaactgtaggcgagggacTGGGAAGTTCGAGAAGTGGAATTTCAGTTCCAATCATGGCAGGCGAAGTGAAAAAAGATCACCTGGGTGTTGGTGCTCATGCTCCAGGAGAGGTCACTGCCGATGATGACATTTATGAGCAGTATAAGAAACGAATGATGCTGGGTTATCGTCACAGACCAAATCCATTGGTATTGCTTCCATACCTTCTTTTTTCCTGAAAGAGGCTTTTAATTTGTCTTTACTCGATGCcattttgttcgatttgcagaATAATCCACGAAAATCGTATTATTAAGATGTTTTCGGAGTGCAGCATCAACTTCTGAACAATCAGAGCTGTGTGTGTTCTTCCTAAACAAATGGTCGTCATATCAAGGTTTCTGAAACCGACGCCAATTCTTATATAGATTTCTATCAAGCACTTGGAATTTTTATTTCTCCATATTTGGGAGTGGGATTTGTTTTGAAAGTTTCCATAAATTCAATTTCTTGTAATCAAAACCTAAGGCTTGACTTTTGATCATCTATTTTGTTTATTTCGATGAATGGTTTGTATTCGGAATAGATTTGAATACTAACGTTTAATCTCGATCTCAACACAGTTCAAAAGATGCACATTTGCTTTCCGCTGTGCCCAGGTTTTTAAGGGCCATGATTTACCGTGAATACTAATACTGAGATATGACAAGTCTTGAAAAGAGTGGTCTACTCTGTGTATATCACTCTTGTTTATCTATTaggcaatttttttatttttttgtttagaatatgtttttaaaaatattttattcaaataatcTATTAGAGattaattattatatgttaAGAAGCAGTATTTAAGGCAAACTATTTTTATCAAAAATTGTTGCTTGTTATTTGTCAAGCTTACTTTTGTCTTTATTTTACAAAACagtttattaaatattaaaaaaatttctgaattttgttATAATTTGCAGTGAACCTCTCCCAAAATTATTTATCTTTTCGTTGATGGTCGTAGTTTATCtaatatcaaaaaaaaatttaagttcgAGAAAATGTATGACTGAATTGAAACAAACCCTTGCAAAAACTGATTGTTTTCGGAAAACAAACAAAATCAATCATAATTTCGCATTAAAATTAAGCATTCTTCGTGTCActagaaattttaaaagtttctcCGTACAAACGATTTCAAAAATTAACTTCAGTCTATCGAATCAATTTAAATTGTGTTTCGAGAACACATTCTAAGACTTTTCGAACGTTAATAGAATTGACGAAtgcataaaaatctcaaattcaatTTATGATCGTTGCAATTGCAATATATTAAACTGGAATCACCAAAAAGACTGTAAAAATTAGAAAACATAAGCAGCAAATATCAGACTACCACAATTCCATAAGAAACTAATATGATAATAAAGAGTGGCCAAAGAACTTCATAAAGCCACACGCTTATTCAGGCACTTCTTCTCCCCGCGCTTTAACCTTCTCATTTTGCAATTTCACCTGCACAACGAAACATTGAAATCAGCACAGATTACTCGCACTACCACTTATAAAAGATAGAGGTGGAGTGGGGGGTATCAAGTAAattatagtatatatatacatggttCAAAGTTTGCAATGCACTTCTCAGGCAGCTGCTTGGCGAGTTCACGGTCGACACCCGAAATCGGGGGACCATTCACAAGAATGCACAAGCAAGGCTGACCAAGTGCCTTGACTGAAGCACAACAAGCTTCATTTGGTGGAACAGGGCTGAATGGATTCACTGCTCCCCTGCAAGGAATGAGCTGAATGAGAGCCGAGAAAAACGTGCCACCACATGGATGCGCCTTGCTCTCTTGAACTTGGCATGTTATCAGCATTACAAGCATCAAAAAGGGGAGAGCTTTGGAGATAGAAGTGCTCATTTTGGCTGGTTTTTGGAATGGGGTGTTGATGAAAGGTgttaagttttcttggtgtgGAAATTGGATGTGGGCAgtgtttggattttatagaGTGTTGATTTATAATGGCTGCGTGTTTGGTGTTTCTTATCTAACTCCATGTTATAGTTGATTCATGCTTCTAGTGAGCACATTGTTTGGTTGAGAGCTATGGCATTGAGTTGATTTCCTAATTTTGGATTGTTTTAGTTATCGATCACCTCTCAGTTTTCGACGAAAATACTAGTCTGTGTTGCTCATCCAATGCTCATCCAACGTCCAGTTTTAAACAGATTTCATACTACACttagttattgaaataactttCATTCCAATAGATGTATAGTATCGGACCATGTTATTTCTTGGCATTTCTCCCTAAACCATTGTCGTTAAAGATAAAATTTCCTACTAAACCAACCACGGGGGACAAAACATAGTGAGAATAGTCTTAAGAACGACTATATTTTTAAGGAAATACATGATTCATGCTTTATGTCAAGTGTCAAGATTACTGGTAACCTAAATAACAAAAGCGTCAACGAATTCGAAAGGCTAATCAGATTATTCGAGATATACAAGTAACATGGCGCTTAAAATGCAATATCAAGTACTTGAATCCAGATTTGCACCATGAGCATAGAACAGTTAGTCAAACAAGAGTTTGACACCCTTTAGGTTATGTTTGAATTGAAATATTTCATGGCTTTGGAACTTAGAAGAATGGAATGGCTCTAATTATTGAGGAATGAAATGCAATATTTGTATAACTAAACCCAGAAGGTAAAACGCGTAATGAAGGTTGGAATCAATGGATCGTTAGATAAATTCACATGAAGAGCAATGGCTCTGAGAATACAATAATCCCAACCCTCAATTGGACATTCAACCCTGGTTGGATGTTAGTATATTTCCCCTTGTACAATAACACGGTCTGTAATTTGGGTAACAGAAGCAAAATGCTGAATTCTGAAACCATAGACATTGTGATCACCAATTGATCCAGTCCAAAGAACTGGTAGTCTTGTAGCCTacaatttgagatttttttcaACTCGGGAATCCAATCCAAACCTCAGTTTTAAAGTTGAGTTTTTTTACAAAGTCATCGGTTTAATTCAGATGGAGGATTTGATATAGCAATTTTTTCATGTTATTGCCTTATATCATTTTACTGGTGTTCCGTTAGCGTCGATTGCCCATTTCATTTTGCCAAAAAGGGAAGAAAGAATTATATTACAAACTCTGCGCTTGTTTCTAATCCCAATGAAAGGCAATAAGATGTTTCTTGGCTGCACGAAATTATATCATACACAGACAAATCCTCCAGCTAAAGTACAGAGCAGCAACcacaaattcaattcaaattttCATCACAGCAGAAGAAATATCATTAACAATTTGACTTGGAAGGTAATGGATTCACAAATCAGAAGCAAGATAATAAAGAATTCAAAGAAAATAAACAAGAAACAGATCATTTATAACCAAATACCATTCAAATTTCATTACATAGGAAATTCATTGTACCAAAAACCAGAGGTTTTCAAGCTAAAAGCTAATATCCTAATATCACACCAACTGAGAACAAACATCGTAAGCCCAAAACGAAACAGGACACCAGAACGGAAATACTCGTTCTAAGCACGTTCACCCCTGATTCTTCTCGCAAGCTGGATATCCTTAGGCATTATAGTAACCCTCTTGGCATGAATGGCACAGAGGTTAGTGTCCTCGAACAGACCGACCAGATACGCTTCCGCGGCCTCCTGAAGCGCGGCCACGGCGGAGCTCTGGAACCTCAGATCAGTCTTGAAATCCTGCGCAATTTCACGAACAAGCCTCTGGAAGGGAAGCTTTCGAATCAGAAGCTCGGTGGATTTCTGGTACTTACGGATCTCACGCAGAGCCACAGTTCCGGGGCGGAAACGGTGGGGCTTCTTGACTCCGCCGGTGGCAGGGGCGGACTTCCTAGCGGCCTTGGTGGCGAGCTGCTTCCTCGGAGCCTTGCCCCCTGTGGACTTGCGAGCAGTCTGCTTGGTACGAGCCATTTCAAAGATCGAAACAGGAAGAGAAAAACCCAAAAATATCGGAGAGATTTCTTGCAAAGAAGATGAGTGATTGAGAGATGGAGTGGATCGATGCTTATAAAGAAGGTGAACGAGCGGGAGTGGTGAAAATTTTTGGTGGGTGTTTGAATTTGGGGGACTGAGTAGAGGACGGTGGGCCGTTGATTAGGATTTGATCTGACGGTTGGAATTGGAAGAGATGACGCACTTGGGTTCTTGATCCGCGTGATTGATCTCATATCGAATGATACTTTGCCACATAGGATAGAGAGAGGCTCTTCGTGGATTGTGCTTTGATTCAGGTTCTTTAACCTTTTTTATGTATAAATTGTTTTAAGTGACTTAATTAATGCATATtatacatattatattataacaaAAACTTTATAAACCTTGTGTAAGTATACATGACTcggataatttaataaaatatgatttattgatgttttttttttcttttgaattaaattcgtGTAAATTTTATCTTTACTTTATCATTTATATATAATCCAAAAATTATAGTTCTATGTTCTTCGAACTTTAACAAAAATTgtgaatattttttatttagagGTATTTGTATTCAAATTTGACagtaaattttatttgattagattataaatttattattattttattatttaaaataatgaaCGTCGGTAACTTATTTTtctgatattttttatttttatattatattaattcataatttttatattaattcaaAATTGCGATACAAAAAACAGTGAAACAcggtaaattttatatatataaaataaattttcagtgaatgaaaaaatattgtctaaatatttgaatgagttttttttattaagtttAGCCAATCTAATAGCTAAAGATTTTTgggatttttatgaaaaatttaatGTTATCTTTGGAGGTATATTCAAAAAATGCatctaattatatatatttttacttggaCGTGTGGTCCAATAAGAAAGTTAGGCTAACATTCCATCTCGTTATTCTTTGGTCGTGTGCATTGGGCGAGGAAGCTCATGCGATGAAGCGGGCTCTCACCCATTTCAATCATCGCCCCTTCAAGTTCAAGGGGCGAGAATGTTACACGAGGGATGGCTCTCGTGCAATGTTGCAGATGAGCTCCGTGTAGATTCTTTCCGCGTGGTGAAGTTTGTCTCCAacatttctttttttaattttttttaaccttATCATATTCAATCTAGctgttaatttttttaaaaataataataatatatttttaaaaaactataaAAGAGTGAATGAGATTATTTGGTTGTTATGGATCAATGGTCAAAATCATTTTAGCCTtcagaattttttaaaaaaaatttaaaaattgcaTAGAAATCTCCAATGGCTAGTAACGGTTATATTATTCAATTTCCTATAAATTCGCTTCATTTTagcttcaaaaattaaaatttattccaCTTTCATTCTAAAATACGGTCcaatttctttaaaaaaattaacaaatttcAAGCGCAATTTGTTTCTTGTGGCATACAAgagttcttcttcttcatcgacATCATTGGATGATGAAATCCTTGATCCCACAATGATTGATCAATTTTTATTCACGACAAGACTATAATCAAGCTATCGATTTTTTGAGCACGTCGTTTTTTCCATCAAATGTGAGAGTTAAAGCCGAAAATGTGGCTAAAAAGGGAAACAAAAAGATCGAGAACGTTTTGTCGGGGCTGAGAAATTGTATAAAGATTACTTGCCGATAGTCTTGTCTACAGCGAGAAAGAGTTTTCATGGCGATTTCGACCGAggaaatcttttttttttagaattgttGAAGTTTTACAAACAAATGTGCTTTAATTTGTTCAACGGATGGACGCAACCGATATGCTTTGGTTGTCATCACTTCAGAATGTTACGGTTGTAGTTCGACTGCTTTCATATGATGTATCGAGTGATATCATTGACGAATACTTGAGAATAGGTTTATCAACAACGTTGGaatgttttgaaaatattttgcagaGTGATGTATGATATATTTTTCTGAGCAATATTTGAGGCAACCAACATGTGAAGATGTTGTTCGACTAACTGCTGAAAATACTCAAAAGGGATTTCCCAATATGATCGGAAACATTGATTGTATGCAATGGGCTTGGAAAAACTGTCCAACAGCTTGGGCATGACAATATTAAATTTGACAACAAAAAGAACCTTCAATCATACTGCAAGCAGTTGCATCGAAAGATTCATGGATTTTACATGCATACTTCGGCGTACCAGGATGCAATAACGACATCAATTAATGTGCTGGAGAGATtcaatttgttttaaaaactTGCAAAGGGTGAAGCCCTTCCGGTACGATTTGAGGTGAACGGCAACGAGTGCATCATGGGGTATTATCTTGGCGATGATATTTATCCATCTTGGGCTACTTTTTTCAAAACCATCTCTCGATCTCTCTCACAAAAGCATGTGATTTTTGCAAGATATCAAGAGGGCGTGAAAAAATATATTGAGCGAATATTTGGTGTACTCCAAGCACGTTGGCACATTGTGAGAGGTCCATCTCGCATGTGAGATCAAGTTGATTTAGATTATATAATGAAGACTTGCATCATTCTCTGTAACACGACTGTGGAGGACGAAAGAGATGATATAACCGAAGATCGTGATTTTCCTGCTTTAGATGATGAATATGTGTCATCGGATGTTTTCGAGAGATTCTACCATAGAGTTTAAAGTCTTTTTGGAATGATGTGTCGGCATTCGGGACAAATATTTTCATAGTagaatttaaaatgatttgatcGAACATATCTAGAGTTTACATGAGGACGCATAAattaattatgtatttttttgttaattatgtgtgtttttatattCATGtgtgttatatttttatttttaatttttaaaattatgtgtaagcttttaaattttaattttgtgtaatattaaaaattttcaatcatatgtaattttattttatgtttaattatccatgtatttaattaaatcaaaaactaatatttcaacataaaaaattaatattttaacatcATCTAGATCTGCTTCATTATCTCACCATCGCAGAACCATGAAACAAAGTTATCATTGCTAACATTAGTATGCAATGAAGTTATCAATTTCATGACAGTAACATTATCGCATAATTGAACATGCTCTTGTGATCATATGATGACATAATTACGGTATAGTATTTAAGTAGCACGAGATATTTCCTTATTTTTATAAacttttttcataaattttggaatttgaatattgaCAATAAATTAACTATACTCGGAAAAAGTACATtataacatatttatatatttttttccatgAGCATCCTTATAGTGAATACAAATGACATTTgattattgaaattaaattattaacttTCGATTCcatggcaaatttttttttattaaactaTACATAAcgtgataattttattaaagaatttcataattataattttatacttaattttattttaagataatagaTTGCAAAATAAAGagaataatatatgatatattaagttttttttattaatcatatcacaaaatattactttttcattttttgaaacaaattttatagaattttttttaaaaaacttttgtTTGGGAATGTTctcatattaaaaaattaaattatttattttattggactaaattttattataatttaatattataattggttgtgtaaattatatataaacattAACACAATCAATTCCAAAACTCCAACTTTCAAAGTTCAAACAAACTGAAATTTGTCTCTTTGCGTT
It encodes:
- the LOC140892216 gene encoding SURP and G-patch domain-containing protein 1-like protein — protein: MDKNASLFVNDGSFLERFKQLQQEKEKKNEIPNKSRAVSSTLLNSAPKTVISKTAMELKSNCIQKTIKTSSSGKLAFSLKQKSKLVAPAVKLDEDEDEDVKNHSDDVPMKRQKLGQPDASYSSPKQVDVVPPFPSDPTVRKVADKLASFVAKNGRQFEHVTRQKNPGDTPFKFLFDESCSDFKYYEYRLREEQTALSETRDSQSSSSGGSAGNIGAATPSTTSSFQASYHQHAKYHTPASALFEATESAGSTRASSQTSGRYGESSAPTGSDPIAMMEYYMKKAAAEEMRRPPKASKDEMPPPASLQAPVEKGHHMGDFIPPEELDKFFASCNDASAQKALKEMADKAKIQADNVGHKLLSRMGWREGEGLGSSRSGISVPIMAGEVKKDHLGVGAHAPGEVTADDDIYEQYKKRMMLGYRHRPNPLNNPRKSYY
- the LOC140888632 gene encoding uncharacterized protein, with amino-acid sequence MPRNNMVRYYTSIGMKVISITKCTKMSTSISKALPFLMLVMLITCQVQESKAHPCGGTFFSALIQLIPCRGAVNPFSPVPPNEACCASVKALGQPCLCILVNGPPISGVDRELAKQLPEKCIANFEPCEIAK
- the LOC140892221 gene encoding histone H3.2 gives rise to the protein MARTKQTARKSTGGKAPRKQLATKAARKSAPATGGVKKPHRFRPGTVALREIRKYQKSTELLIRKLPFQRLVREIAQDFKTDLRFQSSAVAALQEAAEAYLVGLFEDTNLCAIHAKRVTIMPKDIQLARRIRGERA